The DNA segment GATTGTCTATCATTGGCAAAAGCAGGAGCCAAGCCAGAGTTAGGTCCTGTACTTGGACCCTAGGGAATAGCAGAAATGGTTATCTACTTGTTCAggatatggaaaaaaaaaagaataaataatatcTGCTTTTGACTCACAATAGCACGTGGGGGAGCACCAGATATCTGCGACTGCTGATACTTCAAAATGGTCCAATCAAATACATAATCAAACTGAAACCCTGCAGAAAATAGATACAGAAATGATTTTTACACAATTAACAAATTCTGCACCTTCTTTAGCGATTGTTTCATCAATTAACAGTAACCTTAAATTTTAACATATACGAGAAGGAAAATCAACCTTCACGGATAAAAAGTTCCCGGAACAGTCTCTTAAGATATGAATAATCAGGCTTGTCCTCAAATCTCAGTGAACGGCAATAGTGGAAGTATGACACGAACTCTGAAGGATATCCCCTACATAAAGCCTACGGGTACAACTTCTTCCGTCATCATAACCAATGGGAAAAGATCACAAAAGCTAAAGTTAATGACATAGACAATAACTTACCTCAAATGAGGTGGCAACTTTCTTTTCACTAATTTTTTCGTACTTCTGCTTCTTCGTTCCTGCTTTTAGACCTTGCCATGGAAGGctgaaaacaaaagaaataaagaaCCAATGATTAAATATTCCAGAGATCGGTAAGACAAAGGGTTCTACCTATTGAACAAACCTTCCTCTCAAAAAATACATAAGAACGTATCCAAGAGATTCCAAGTCATCCCTCCTGCTTTGTTCTTAGTAGAAGAAAAACACAGTCAGAATGAAGAAGGAATAACAAACccgaaaaaaaaaagatccaaAAATGCAAAGATACAAGTTATGACAGTCAGAAAACAATAAATCAAATTGTAAAAGCAATTCATTGACAAAATAAAGAAAAGGCTGATATGAAAAGATATTCTGCATACCTATGCCAAGATGTGTGTTCACACTTGCATACCTTGCTGTCCCAGTCAAGTTCTTGTTCTCTCTGCAATATATTATAATAAcatcaaaacaaaaaaagaacctCATGTAATCTGCATCCAGCACATGATGTTATGAGGTGGAAGTATTTCATGAGAACCAAGCTCCAGAAAAACAGAGATTTCTCTCTTTATCTTTTTGTTTGTAACAAACCCAGATGTGGAACTACAAAGTCACTAGTAAATCCGTAAATATGAAAATATGATTAGAAAAATGGAGAAACGAAAACACACCACACAGGAGTGTAGACTCAGTAGCAAGGCAGTCACATCAATTCAAGAAAGAGGTGGAAAGAGGGTCAACTAAGGGAAAGAAATAACTAATAGTGAACAGCATAGGATCTGGCCCTTAATAATTCCCATGTGAAATCAAGTAATGTGAACTTGGATGCAAAATCAATACCCATGAGAATGCAGTGAGATATGATGTAACTAGAAACCAAAGTTCTGCTTTTGTAATGATTATTTATCAACAGTAAAGGTATATTGTAAAAATGGTACCgattccagtgatttaaaaagcgctaggcgtcaaaaggcgctaaggtccaaaaacgcccgaggcgctaggcgctcgcccgagcgaagcgaggtgctaaaatataaaaatatataatataattaataaatataattatttaaaattttaaataaaaataatatattattaatctattaacagtattgaaaattaataatttcaaataaacctaataatattaatagtatacagtatactgttaatagtatactgttgTATACtcttaacagtatacagaaggagaagaaggaagagtgtaagggggtgctgacagCTGACTGAGAAAATaggaagcggcagcggtagcgataGTGTAAagaggcagcgacagcgggagcgggaacGTAAGGAGGCAACGGcaacgggagtgtaaggaggcagcggcaacgagagcgggagcgacgagcagcggtagagggagcaggagcaggagcaggattaggagcgcgagcggcgagcagcgggagtggcgtgtagcgacagcggcgagcagcgggtgcgggagcggcaacgagcagggttagggttgggcagcgacagctgatatcggttttagttggttcgattgaaccaactaaccaccggagaccgaaccaaacctaaaatctTGGTTCGGTCGCATGGTTTAAccaaggcgctcgcccgaagcacccagCGCCTAGGCTCGCCTGGGCGCCTCttagaagcgcgccgcctggaagtttagcgaggcgctcgggcctcgcctcgcctcacccgagcgtcTAAGCAAGCGCtcgagcacctttttaaatcgTTGACCGATTCACACAAGTAAATCTTATACTGGgtaatttgaaaatccaaaccaTCGCTCTTGATCCAAACGGACACAAATTCACAATCAAGAATCAACATCAATCTTTGTCTTATTTGGCCACAATTATAAAAAAAGGCAAAGAAAATGTCTTATGCTATGAAGCTGGCCCCATAGAGTCGACTAGGCTGCCATCCACAGCAAATTCTATAAAACATAAAAGTATCACGACAAGGAGCTAAAAATAACAAATCtgccaattttaatcatgaaatgCAACAGGAACAACAGAAACACTTTCAATGCCAATTTTAATTAAATCTTACCTAtatggaatatgctgatgagatgAAGTATCCCTATACTTCTTTGCAAggccaaaatcaataatatacacCTGGATGGAAAAGCAACAGCAACTCAACAAAGCAAAATAATGACCTAATCATCAGATATAAACAAAGACAACAAACTAGGAGGCACACCTGATTAGCTCGTCTACCAAGCCCCATAATAAAATTATCTGGTTTGATATCTCGGTGCAAAAAGGACTTTGAGTGCACAAATTCCACTCGATTAATCTGAAGTGAGAAATGAACAGATCAGACAAACTATAtgatttgagaaattcagaacctCATTGACAtgaatattcataatgaatatggTAGAAAGTGTTAGAAGTGTATTTTGGTAAACAAGGTTTAATAAGTAGCATTTCATGAGAGAACAATTATTTGGTTGACAAAATGAAAGAAGATGGACATAAATTGTTTTGTTGGGAGACAAGATATGATAGGAATCCAAAATAGAAAGAAAACAGaggtaaataaagaaaaaaagtagAAGAAAAAAGTATAGCATGCTAGAAACCGATTAAAACAAAGCTGCAAGGATAATGCAAATGTTTCCAATGTTGAACAGTACTGTATTGTGTCAATTTGAAAAGGCACACTGCAGCGGTAACATACCATCTGATCTGCAAGCATCAAAACAGTCTTTAGAGAGAGTTTACGGCTACAAAAGTTGAATAGATCTTCCAGACTTGGTCCTAGTAAATCCATCACCAAGACATTATAGTCACCCTCAACACCAAACCATCTCACATTTGGAATTCCAGCTGCCACAACATAATAAAGAAGAAATTTGATTTATAAGTAAGAAGTTTAAAAATTTAATTCTAACTGCTTGACACCAAAAGGGTATGAATTTTATTACTTCCTCCTTGCAGGATCTTGTACAGCTTTGATTCATAGAGCAACTGGGGGTGCTTAGTCTTGATGTTTTCCTGGTCATTAGGAATAACACATGAAGACAAGAAATTTTATCAAAGCCATTACAAGTATTTGATGCATCCAGAAGCCTGACCTAGCAAAAACCACCTTCCATGCACTCATCAAACAACTTTAAGTTTCAGCTTGTCATTGAAAGACCAAAACCAACAATAGAAAAACTACCCACAGATGAAATGCACTATACTGGGAATTATTGAGAGGacaaaaaagaggaaagaaagtgACCAGGAAGGTCCAAGCTATAGTCCAAACAATACTGGATGGAGCTTGCTTTTCTACCAAACCTAAGGGAGATTCTGTGCATGTGATTCTATTTAACATAAAGAATTTGACAGCTTAAAGAATTTATGTAATTTAAAGAATACCATTAActtaaactaaaaaataaaaaaatatcgtaCAAGTATTTCCAGCTAATAAGtttccaacttttagggaggaaaAGAACACTCCAGGAATATTCAGAAGAACATTTACTAACAAAACAAATTCCAAATCAGAATAAATTGAGCAACAAAATAAACATAAAGAGAATGTACATTTAACTTACATAATTTAGCATGTCATTTTAATCAAACATTACGATGACCAAAAATCTACAACACTGGCTACACTTACGAGTTTAATTGCGACTTCCTCGTTCGTTTGAATATTAGTACCTGCAACCAAGACAAGAATTCGAAATCCCCCAAAGGAGAAAACTTTAGGAGTTTCTGCAATAAAAAGCCACACAAACCAGCTCTATAACCGATGCGATCCAAACGTAAAGCGACCACAGACCTAGATAGATCTCCCCAAAGGATCCGCTCCCGATCTTGCGACCGAGGCGGAACTTGTTTCCAACGCGAGGCTCCATCGGACGACCGCAACAACAGACAGGAGTCCCACCCGATTCAAGCTAAGAATGAAGCCACCAGAAGCCCTCCTCCACCGATCTCACGAAGCCGCACCGAATCACCCCAGACCGGAACAAAATCCCAACAGATCGACGATGCGGTGGCTGGAAACTAGATCGATGCCCAGCGATCGATGGCAGAACGAACGGAATCCGGTTTAGATCGCGGCCTTGGGGTGTCCAAATCAGACGAAACCGCTCAATAAATTAGGGTTTTATGGAAGGCGGAGGCGAAGGAGGTCGTAAATCGATCGATGCAGCGGTTGCGATAGCGGAGAAGGCACCCATGTCTTTCACACCGAATAATACCTTTTCTTAGCCGTGTTCCAACGCCGAAATTGAAGTGGGGTCGACAGTTGTCGCCTTGGAATAGCGGATCCCGCTCCGAGTCGGTCTTCACCGACCAGGGTTGAACTCAACTCCGTCATCGCCACGGAATAGCTTATCCCGCTCCGAGTCGGTCTTCGTCGGCTATTATTGAACTCAATTTTATCGTATCGAGCGACttcgttcgtcgtaccgtacagaCGAGTAGATATTACGTGGACGGTGCCGTGAGAAGTCATCTCTTTACTGGTCCCCATCCAACGACACAAGCACTTCCACCTCAGCGGATAAGAGGTGCACGTAAGAAATGTGAGTGCGAATATAATGAGAGGAGGCCGAGTTTACCGTGTCGGCTGTAGTTTTGACTGAGTCAACATCTCAGCATCGAAGCTTCTTTGTTTTCTGAGTCCAACTTGCCCTGCATGTCAGAATAATAGGCAGTTGAAGATGGAAAGTCTTCGGTTGACTAGTCGATATGGCTGAATCTTTATTCGAATATTCCAATTCAGATAAAATGAAATCCACATGCATTTTATCCAACAGTATTGAAACTCTCAGCCACCTCCTTCTTCAAATAAAACTTTGGTTAAATCTAATTATAAGATcatctaaattattattttttttgttttttctttcttgtattgCTCCTCTTAATTTAGAACGATAATGAATTACATGGAAGGTGTTGATTAATTTGGCTGGTAAAATATTGAGCTTCAATCATGTCAAAAAATTATTGATTAAACTATAATCCTAATAATTTGAAGTGAAATTAGTTATATATTAATTTGGttgatattaaaaaaagaaatagaaaaaaatagataaatgGGCTCCAATTGGGTATTGGCCCATAAAAGGTCTAAATTAGGCTTTAATGAGTTGTGGCCCATAAGAGGCTGCTTAAGGCTCGAGCTACTGCTTAAGAAATCACGCCAATCGAGATCCACTCTTGGACTTTCGTTGATTGGGCTTTGGCCTGTAGAGGTATATATATGGCTTGGCTCCATGAATCCCGCCCGCGAAGACTCCCGCTCGTTGGAAGAGGacgagacgaggaggaggaggagaccggTGATGCCGGAAATGGCGacagaaggcaacggaggctgcgACGCTCGGGATTGGGACGAAGAAGGCTACAGGAAGAGCATTCTGCAGGAGAGGGAGCTCCGATGTCGAACCGTCTTTAGGACCGCATTCGCACCCTCCCAAAGCCCTAACCCCGAAACCGTCGTTGTCGCCTCCAGCGATGGTGCCGTCGCTTCGTACTCCTTGGCGTCCTGCATTTCCGCTACCTCTCAGGTAATCggttttatttttgtcataatggaATGTTGACGTAACCCTCAACTTGTTTGTTTCAATGCCTTACCGAAGGAGAGCTACTGCTTGTAGCCATGCTTTAGCTAAACTCTGTAATCTTTAGTGAGCTAGCACTCGTATGCACAGATAAGTGAAGAGTACGGGCGGAAGAGAACATGAAAGAAAGATAAGGAAAGACGAGACCACTCTCCTTTGGTAGTAGAAAAGTTGCTAGAATCTTTTTTTGATGCATTTGGTATGGAGCTTATCATATGCCAATTTCAGATACTGACATTGAATTGCAGATGAAGATGCCTTGTGTTTTTTTATCTTGCAAAGGAAATGTATTTTAGTGGTCATATGCGATGTTGTGTCAAGATTTGTTCGTGATATTCTATTTAACAAAGCCATGATGTCCAAACTATTTAGGGTTGGGGACATGGATATTTTCTTTGTCATGATATTCTATATgaccttttttttatctttcatggAGTTGGATTCTGTTTCAGAAGAATAGGCATGCTCTCATTTTAACAAGCAAGGaccagaattatacaaccaaattTCTTTCCAAAATTTTGCTGACTTTGCCCCCCCCCTTTTCTATTTTGCAGCCTATGCATGTAGATAAGGTTGTCAATCAAAAGTAAGTATGTTGTTCTGCTCATTACATTGTGTTTTCAGAATTGGAAGAGCATTGCCTCTGTTGATCTAATTGCCCTTTACTTTCTGATGTTAGAACTCTTCCTGGTCCTTTACTGGCTGAGCCACTTTTTATCATTAAAGGGCACAAGGGCCCTGCATATGATTTGAAGTTCTATTGGCAAGGAGAGGAATGTTTACTTTTCAGGtctgtataataataataatccaatACCAATCACACATTTGCTTATCTATTAACATGAGTTCTGCTTTTGTTTCAAACCTGGTAATTACTTCATTCATTATTGTTTTGCACTGTTTTTTGAAAGGATCAGAATGCCTGGTTGGACATGGTATTTGCCCTTGAGATCCAATTAAACTGTATGTACTGGCTAGGCAGATCAACAATGTAGACTATGTTGGAAAACAAAAGTAAAAGGTCATGAACGTTAAGAATGTAAAAGATTTGATGTATATAAAAAGAAGGGGCTCTCTGATTTTCCTAATCGGAGCAATTTGTCTACATGTATTTGAAATCCATCAAACAATGTCTTAACGTATGATGATTGACAAGCAAAGGATACCTTGTCAGAAGCAAGTCGACATGGCATCAGCTAGGTTCAGAGTCTAAATTTTTTACCTCTGTTCTACACTTCTTAAAATTTACCaccaatatataattttttcccttctctctctctctctctctctctctctctctctctctctcacatcagGCACTATTTTCAGTTGGAGACAGCTGCAGTCTTAATGTTCCTATTGTCAGTAATATCTCGATGTTGCCAGCACTTGTTAAAACATGCTTGTAGTAACATCTGATGTTTAAGCTGCTAGTGTCGGCGGTCACATCTGATTTTGTGTTGTTATCAACTTGTAGTTGCTATGTTAACATCACCACAGATTTCACTGTTGTTACCAGTGAGTACAGTAATTCTTTGGATATAGCAATTCTAGATGCTGCAGTAGTGATTTGAGCAGTGTTGTTAACTACCTGCTTCTAAAATGCCAGCAGTAGTGCAGCATAACTTTGATGTGTGATATAGCATACTTAAATCCCATAATGGTGTTGAACTTTATGTTTTAAATTGAATTGTTCTTGTCACGTCTCAGTACATGCTATCAAAGCTGCACTGATTTAAAAAGGATCTGTCCTGTAGGTATTGTGTCATTCAGAACCTGATAATAACTAGTCTCAGTGTGGCTATTGCAGAGATATTTTAATTTATCTCTGATGTTATCGCTTGTAAAGAATCGGTTATGGTGGTTAGAAAAGGAATTTAAGATTGAATTTGGTCAAGCAAAAGAAAGGTTAAATTGCAAGAGTTGAAAGAATTGAGGAAATGTGTCACTGTTTTTGGGGCAACAGACGAGGGTGTACACGATGATGTTCATGCGGTGGTGCTTAACATGGGAATTAGTTCTACGTTGGATATGCAAAAACAATCGCACATTTGTCTGCTGGATAAGGTTATTGCTTTGGATCCTAAGGTGGCAATCTAAGATATgaaatcaaacaaatcatgatgaAGGTGCATTGTGTTGCTTGATGGATCAATTGAAGGGAACTCTGctaactaaatttttaaaaactaCAAAATAATGCTTTAAGTGGTTAGGCATTATGGTCATACTTTTGTAGGGCCAAATCATATAACCTTTGGGTCTCACCCTCGAGGAAGTTTGGGATAGCATTTCAAAATTGTAAGAAATTTCATACTTCTTTCATCTATGTTGAGGATAACTCCATGTTTGCTATCTCTTGACTGAAACAAGATCCAGTCCCTTTTTCTTTGGCCGCTATAGGTTAGGGAGATGGGAAGAGAATTTGTGTCCGTTTGTATTTCTCAGATACTCAGGAAGCTAGCAAGTAAACCGATTTGGTTTCTGTGTTTTGGTTATGGTGTATTGGTAAAATCAGGTATTTCTAGCATTTACTGAGTCATTTTTCTCTCTCACTTGGAGGACTATACTTGTAGGATTTAAATAGGTGGTGATAGTGTGGGATGCTATTAGTTGAGGCCCATTTACGTCACCATTTCCTCCTTGTGCCTGCACACAGAAAATCATGGGTGGACTATGCATGCTCTGTTGTGATAGATCCTTGGACCAACACGAAAGAAACTACAGATCTTACAAGCAGTATTATCTTGGTACTAGTTTCTTGAGGTTCATTTATGCTTTTAATGAAGTACACACCATCAGGTACATTTTCAAGTAATCTGAGACGTGTACTAAGGAAGTGGAGAAGCAGCATGTGATGCAAATTCTCATTAACGATGCATCATATGATGTTGCAGCTTTCAAGTTGGTAAAAGAGAAGTGGTCAAAAATCTTTTAGATCTCCTGTGCTGCCCACTTAGATGCTTGAAGTTATTAGGACGTTATTTAAAATGCAAAATGAGATTACTAAAGCAAAGGCTCTCTTTGTCTCATATGACACTATTCTTGACATTGACAAGGCATTATACAGACATAGATAATTATAATGACATTTGACAAATATCTAAATGTGACAAATATGTGCTTGTTTTGCTGCAAATCATGGCCATTGCACTAATATATTTGGAAAATTTAGTACTTTTTCCATGTTGTGCAGTTGTGGTGATGATGGTCACTTACGGGGATGGAATTGGAAGGAACTGCTGAATTCTGACATTCATGGGGATATGCAAGGTAATGAATGTATGATAGAGCTCACCTTTTCCACTCTTCGAACTGAGTTAATACAGCTATAGGTAATAGCATTCACATTCACCAAAAGATAAATTATTATTGTCAACTTGGAAAAATGTGTCTGTGCTGCTAGTTCAGCtaaaatattttgatgatatatgccTTTAAATATCTGATTAACATTATTGTATCCTTTTGTTCACCTGTGTATATGCTCCTGCATTGAACAAATAGCATCACCTTCAGAGACAGTTCTCCTAGGAAAGAActgttgccttccttttcttcatttcaatttttttttaatgttctttCAGGAAATTCTTTGAAGCCAATACTTGACTTGGCAAATCCTCAACATGAGTAAGCATTCCACTCTATTTCCTctcatattttattaaaaaatgttGCCAGCTAGATGAACAATATCATACGTACTGTTTCTGAATAACAAAAGCACATTTCCAatactaactttttttttaacaaTTGTCATTGTGCTTTTAGCTTGAATTGTGATTTATGTGTATTTAACGTTTGAGAATGACAAGCCTCCTTGTTATGGTTGATCCTCTATAACTTGAGGGTTTGTGGCACGAAGCTACCAACTCTGCTTTTGGGGTAAACCTGAACATATTAATGCTTCCAGATCAAGCATTAGTAGGATCATGCATGGGACCATCTGGATTTAAGTTTAAGCTTTTCTCCAGAGGTTGTACATTGACCAGGGACATTATAATGTAAAACTTTCTTACCTTCAGTGTGTTTTTAGCTGTTCTTATTCCATAGCTTCTTAATTTTTAACCAGACACTAATTGGTTGTGTATTTTATATGATAACATTAGCCTGTTATAGCTGACCCATTGACCTTTTAGGGTGTTGACATCTGAATCATGTAGTTATGatactctttatatatatatatatatatatatatatgtttattctAATTtgtgcatgtatgtatatatgtatgtatgtatgtatgtatgtatgtatgtatgtatgtatgaattAGTTTCATTTACTATATGCAAATCTCCTACTATTGATATCTGTGGACTTGTGTTTTGCACATGCCTGCTCTCTCGTCAATCATCTCATGCTTCAGAGCTATCTTCTTGAAGTTTTAGATGGTTTTTGTTTAGTTCCTTATtattatgtatattttttttatgaattcaaGTTCTTACCTTTTTCCTGTTTTAGGGGTCCTTGGGGTGCTCTATCTCCAATACCTGAAAACAATGCCATTGCAATTGACGAACAGGttattcttttaaatatttttctcttgTTTGTGATCCTTTTTTCGTTTTGATGATTAGGTAAACAACCTGTTTATCTTTAGCTTTGATCATCTTTCTGGCTTAGTTTTTTAGACAAGGGAgacttcttgttttttttttccagttCTGCAAAAGCTGATGCAATTATGGCAAAGAAAAATCTCAAAGAGAAATATTTTAGGTTCTTTTTGTAGCTAAAATTAAAAGAACCTACAATCATTATGGAACAGAGTGATTTGGAGGTTAAATCACTGGTGAAAAGTAAAAAAGGGAAAGATGGTGGAGAGTGGATATTGTAGAATGATAGGAGGAGAAAAACTAGTGAGAAGGCCAAATATGGACAAAAAGATAGTTGAACTTTCAGAAGAAATAAACTGTCTTTCTTGAGAGAGAAGGCTCTTTTATACCTATAGCCTCATTGCATATATCTAACTAAGAACAAATAAAAGTTACATGTACATGTCTAACATAATTCCCAGGGGTAATTACAGATTATCGCCTATAATTAACTATGATTAGCATCTCGATCCCTGTACTTTAAAAAGTAACATTGGGGTcattatacttacgaaagtaaaacatttaacttCAATTCTCCTTATGTTGTTAATTTCGTTGACGGAAAAAATCGCATGTGTTGTCACGTGTAAAAAGGGCGTGAATggaaaggataaaaatataatttcattatcttttaaattattaattttatataaacttttcGTCCGTCGCTCACCCACCTCACTTGCTCACCCGTTGCACCTGCTCACTCGACGCATGCCCGTAGCAAACTCTTTGGCATCAAGGTGCGGCGTGTGAGCAGGTGCGGCTGGCGAGCGAGTGTGGCGGGCGAGCAAGTGCGGCAGGCAAGTGGGTTGGAAAGAGGAGACGAGGAGGAAATCAGTCTGGGCaaaaagtttatataaaattaataatttaaaagataataaaattatatttttatccttttcaATCATGCTCTTTTTGCACGTGACAACACGTGAGATTTTTTTCGTCGATGAAATTAACAACGTAAGAAGAATTGGgattagatatttcactttcgtaaataTAGGGAC comes from the Musa acuminata AAA Group cultivar baxijiao chromosome BXJ2-8, Cavendish_Baxijiao_AAA, whole genome shotgun sequence genome and includes:
- the LOC103996319 gene encoding casein kinase 1-like protein 2, whose amino-acid sequence is MEPRVGNKFRLGRKIGSGSFGEIYLGTNIQTNEEVAIKLENIKTKHPQLLYESKLYKILQGGTGIPNVRWFGVEGDYNVLVMDLLGPSLEDLFNFCSRKLSLKTVLMLADQMINRVEFVHSKSFLHRDIKPDNFIMGLGRRANQVYIIDFGLAKKYRDTSSHQHIPYRENKNLTGTARYASVNTHLGIEQSRRDDLESLGYVLMYFLRGSLPWQGLKAGTKKQKYEKISEKKVATSFEALCRGYPSEFVSYFHYCRSLRFEDKPDYSYLKRLFRELFIREGFQFDYVFDWTILKYQQSQISGAPPRAIGPSTGPNSGLAPAFANDRQSGHRHGRVIPPAVDLGSLSDQKAPMGNNPSVSKERDPHRQGWVTPPVLDSGSLTKQKAPMGNNPSVSKDAKFSSSAFMGQSSESSRRAAVSSSRDMVNTDADASHTRATEASPGNSRRVSSAQRSSAISSAERKHTSSGQKPSAVKNYESTLKGIKGLNFDNEERN